The Thalassotalea piscium sequence AAGAAAGTGAGGAAGAAAGTACTCACAATAATGCAATAACGGCAGAATAATTATAAACACATTAATTTATAATGGGTTAGGGCATAATGACCTTTGAGGTAAAAATTTTGATATGAGATAATCGAGCTTGTTGTATACGAGTATATGTTCATAAGAGCGTCTGTTGATATTTCATATTTCTCAGCAAACAGCTTACGTCACAACAGACTTATCAATTTAAGATATTTTTATTATCGTTTTATTTAATTTAAGGTAAATAGTGTAATGACAGGAACAAGAGCACAAGTTAGAGAGTTTTTACTCGCATGGTTTGAGCAATATATGCCAGGTAATGTGTTTTTATGGTACGACACGCTAGTGATTTGCTGGATTGCACTGTTTGCTATTGTGTTACATTTTATTTTAAGACGAGTTGCTAATAAGTTTTTAAAAGAAAACTTTCTTGATCAATCAAACGTTAAACTTAACAACACCGCAACAGAGTTAACCTTTCAACTTGTTAAGCGTTTATCTTATGTTCTACAGGGCGCGATAGTTATTATACAAGCAAAGCTTTGGATTGCTGAAGGCACCATTTTTCTACATTTTGTAGAAGTAGTGGTTAATCAATGCATAATTCTATTTGCCTTATTGTCACTATTTACTTTGTTGGATATTTTCCAAGCAGTTTCTGATAGAAGAGCGAAGCGTGCTCACTTTCCAATAAGAGGCTTGTTGCAAACCATTAAACTTATTGCGAGCGTGTTAACTACAATTTTAGCTGTTTCATTATTAATGGATAAATCGCCACTTATTTTATTAAGTGGTTTAGGTGCATTATCGGCAGTAATGTTACTAGTGTTTAAAGACCCCATTTTAGGGCTAGTTGCTGGTATTCAATTATCAGCAAACAACATGCTTGCAGTAGGTGATTGGCTAGAAATGCCAAGATATGGCGCTGATGGTGATGTTATTGATATTGCACTAACAACCGTAAAAGTTAGAAACTGGGATAAAACAATAACCACAATTCCTACTTATGCACTGATATCAGACTCTTTTAAAAACTGGCGGGGCATGTCTGAATCAGGTGGGCGAAGAATAAAACGTAGCATACATATAGAAATGAATACGGTTGGTTTTTTGAGTAATGAGCAAATAGCTGAATTAAAAAAGGCAGATTTATTGTCTGATTATTTAACACAAAAACTAACTGTAATAGAGAAAGAAAATTCAACCAAAAAAGCAGATATGTCTAATATGCTAAATGGTCGACGACTGACTAATGTTGGTACATTCAGACATTATTTATTATCGCTTTTAAAGAAACATCCTCATATTCATCAAGGAATGACATTAATTGTTCGACAACTTGAACCTAACAGCGATGGCTTACCTATTCAAATATATGCATTTACCAATACCACCAACTGGAATGAATATGAAGAAATTCAATCTGATCTATTTGATCATGTATTAGCAATATTGCCAGCATTTTCACTTAGAGCCCATGAATCTCCAACGGGCAATGATATTCGTTTGCTTGCTAAATCGACAAATTAAGAAAATGAGTTAACTTTTCATGTTATCAGCTAATATAAGCTAAACTGAAAAGTTAACGTAATTAAATAATCCTCGCGCGTTAGATGATATAGCTAAAGAAAAAGTGCTCTTTATCTAACTTAACCCTATTTAAAAAGAAGCTTTTATATGTCGTTATTAAAATCTAGGTATGTTGCTTTTGCCACCGTTATCTTGCTGTTATTTTTCTATTTTTATATGCATTTAGCGATGCTTACACGCCAAGTTCATCACGTGGTGTAGTGTCAGCACATGTGGTTGAGCTTTCTCCTCGTGTTTCCGGGCAAGTAATAAAGGTTCACATTGTTGATGACGCAGTAGTTGAAAAAGACACAGCATTGTTTTCAATTGATGCGTACCCTTATGAACTTGCTCTAAAGCAAGCAGAAGCAAATTTAGCTATTGCTTTGCAAAATATAAACGCTTCTAGTGCTTCT is a genomic window containing:
- a CDS encoding mechanosensitive ion channel family protein; its protein translation is MTGTRAQVREFLLAWFEQYMPGNVFLWYDTLVICWIALFAIVLHFILRRVANKFLKENFLDQSNVKLNNTATELTFQLVKRLSYVLQGAIVIIQAKLWIAEGTIFLHFVEVVVNQCIILFALLSLFTLLDIFQAVSDRRAKRAHFPIRGLLQTIKLIASVLTTILAVSLLMDKSPLILLSGLGALSAVMLLVFKDPILGLVAGIQLSANNMLAVGDWLEMPRYGADGDVIDIALTTVKVRNWDKTITTIPTYALISDSFKNWRGMSESGGRRIKRSIHIEMNTVGFLSNEQIAELKKADLLSDYLTQKLTVIEKENSTKKADMSNMLNGRRLTNVGTFRHYLLSLLKKHPHIHQGMTLIVRQLEPNSDGLPIQIYAFTNTTNWNEYEEIQSDLFDHVLAILPAFSLRAHESPTGNDIRLLAKSTN